The proteins below come from a single Triticum aestivum cultivar Chinese Spring chromosome 5D, IWGSC CS RefSeq v2.1, whole genome shotgun sequence genomic window:
- the LOC123124951 gene encoding ABC transporter G family member 1, giving the protein MASEQLLPAVPRWRPSPPREQSRPGHAAHDEGPSDTASDVLGGSLRSTDGFPFGSGSSFPPPPFAPMPVTLPRSRTSSSLEISVENGAGAVPAVVRETSLRRVDQGVVLSWEDLWVSAAGGKAGRVPILRGLNGYARPGEVLAIMGPSGCGKSTLLDALAGRLGSGVSQKGDILINGRRQKLSYGTSAYVTQDDVLMTTLTVREAVRYSAQLQLPSGMSAAAKRERAEETLREMGLESAADTRIGGWMHKGISGGQRRRVSICMEILTRPALLFLDEPTSGLDSAASFHVVSRIARLARREGMTVVAAVHQPSTEVYGLFHGLCLLAYGKTVFFGPAAETNQFFALSGFPCPSLMNPSDHFLRTVNKDFDNDIEEGLGGKKMTTVENIDALVASYKSSAHMDKVTRQIADIHGTGGEVVKMEGQQPSFLMQSFVLTKRSFINMYRDLGYYWLRFAIYIALCLCCGTIFYDIGHSYGSIQARGSMLMFVGAFLTFMAIGGFPSFVEDMKIFGRERLNGHYGVSSFVIANTVSATPYLLLISLVPGAMAYYLVGLQRSFDHFAYFALVLFMTMMLVEGLMMIVASAVPDFLMGIITGAGIQGVMMLNGGFFRLPHDLPKPVWRYPMYYVAFHKYANQGFYKNEFLGLTFPNNQAGGATTITGDEILRQYWQVEMGYNKWVDLAVLFGMVILYRVLFLVIMKLTEKVKPMVNGLSFRRTQPSVHIADQSFEANGAK; this is encoded by the exons ATGGCGTCCGAGCAGCTGCTGCCCGCCGTGCCGAGGTGGAGGCCGAGCCCGCCGCGGGAGCAGAGCCGTCCCGGCCACGCCGCACACGACGAGGGGCCGTCCGACACGGCCTCCGACGTCCTCGGCGGCTCCCTGCGCAGCACCGACGGCTTCCCTTTCGGCAGCGGGAGCTCgttcccgccgccgccgttcgctccAATGCCGGTGACCCTGCCGCGGTCGCGGACCTCGTCGTCGCTCGAGATCAGCGTGGAGAACGGCGCTGGCGCCGTGCCCGCCGTGGTTCGTGAGACGTCGTTGCGCCGGGTTGACCAGGGCGTCGTGCTCTCCTGGGAGGATCTGTGGGTGTCGGCGGCCGGCGGCAAGGCCGGCCGCGTCCCCATCCTGCGTGGCCTCAACGGCTATGCGCGCCCCGGCGAGGTCCTCGCCATCATGGGGCCCTCCGGCTGTGGCAAATCCACCCTTCTAGACGCTCTAGCAG GAAGGCTAGGCTCTGGTGTCAGCCAGAAGGGAGACATCTTGATCAATGGCCGGAGACAGAAGTTATCCTACGGAACTTCG GCGTACGTGACGCAGGACGACGTGCTGATGACGACGCTAACGGTGCGGGAGGCGGTGCGGTACTCGGCTCAGCTGCAGCTGCCGAGCGGCATGTCGGCGGCGGCTAAGCGGGAGCGGGCGGAGGAGACGCTGCGGGAGATGGGGCTGGAGAGCGCGGCGGACACGCGCATCGGCGGGTGGATGCACAAGGGGATCAGCGGCGGCCAGCGGCGCCGGGTCAGCATCTGCATGGAGATCCTCACCCGGCCGGCGCTGCTGTTCCTCGACGAGCCCACCAGCGGCCTCGACAGCGCCGCCTCCTTCCACGTCGTCAGCCGGATCGCCAGGCTCGCGCGCCGGGAGGGCATGACCGTCGTCGCCGCCGTGCACCAGCCCAGCACCGAGGTCTACGGCCTCTTCCACGGGCTCTGCCTCCTCGCCTACGGCAAGACCGTCTTCTTCGGTCCCGCCGCCGAGACCAACCAG TTCTTTGCTTTGAGCGGGTTTCCTTGCCCGTCACTGATGAACCCTTCCGACCATTTTCTGAGGACCGTCAACAAGGACTTCGACAAC GACATCGAGGAAGGCCTCGGCGGGAAGAAGATGACCACCGTTGAGAACATCGACGCGCTGGTGGCCTCCTACAAATCCTCTGCACACATGGACAAGGTGACGCGGCAGATCGCCGACATACACGGCACT GGAGGGGAGGTGGTGAAGATGGAAGGGCAGCAGCCGAGCTTCCTGATGCAGTCCTTCGTGCTAACCAAGAGGTCCTTCATCAACATGTACAGGGACCTGGGCTACTACTGGCTCCGCTTCGCTATCTACATCGCCCTCTGCCTCTGCTGCGGCACCATCTTCTATGACATCGGACATAGCTATGGATCCATACAG GCTCGTGGCTCCATGCTTATGTTCGTTGGTGCCTTCCTCACCTTCATGGCCATCGGAGGCTTCCCATCTTTCGTCGAGGACATGAAG ATATTTGGAAGGGAGAGGTTGAACGGGCACTACGGGGTGTCGTCGTTCGTGATCGCCAACACAGTGTCGGCGACACCGTACCTGCTCCTTATTTCCCTGGTGCCGGGTGCGATGGCCTACTACCTGGTCGGCCTGCAGAGGAGCTTCGACCACTTTGCCTACTTCGCGCTGGTGCTCTTCATGACCATGATGCTGGTGGAGGGCCTGATGATGATCGTCGCTAGCGCCGTACCGGACTTCCTCATGGGCATCATCACCGGCGCTGGCATCCAGGGCGTCATGATGCTCAACGGCGGCTTCTTCCGCCTGCCCCACGACCTTCCCAAGCCGGTGTGGAGGTACCCCATGTACTACGTCGCCTTCCACAAGTATGCCAACCAGGGGTTCTACAAGAACGAGTTCCTCGGCCTCACCTTCCCAAACAACCAGGCCGGCGGCGCCACCACCATCACTGGCGACGAGATCCTCAGGCAGTACTGGCAGGTGGAGATGGGGTACAACAAGTGGGTCGATCTCGCGGTCTTGTTCGGGATGGTCATATTGTACAGGGTGCTCTTCTTGGTCATCATGAAGCTCACCGAGAAGGTGAAGCCCATGGTGAACGGGCTTAGTTTCAGGAGGACCCAGCCGTCGGTGCACATCGCCGACCAGAGTTTTGAAGCAAATGGAGCAAAGTGA